In Salvia miltiorrhiza cultivar Shanhuang (shh) unplaced genomic scaffold, IMPLAD_Smil_shh fragScaff_scaffold_101, whole genome shotgun sequence, a single genomic region encodes these proteins:
- the LOC131002276 gene encoding NAC domain-containing protein 90-like isoform X2, translating to MGPSTSVGLESEQWFFFSQREARGGRPSRLTSEGYWKATGSPGDVYSSHNGSVIGRKRTMVFYVGRAPNGTKTPWKMNEYLPPPNSQPQLSQELSLCRIYKNSRSLRAFDRRPPPPPDVVNPIFHHESLENQNDHSFHV from the exons ATGGGACCTTCCAC ATCAGTTGGGTTGGAGAGCGAGCAGTGGTTCTTCTTCAGCCAGCGGGAAGCGCGCGGCGGAAGGCCGAGCCGGCTGACGTCGGAGGGGTACTGGAAGGCGACGGGGTCCCCCGGCGACGTCTACTCTTCACACAACGGCAGTGTGATCGGCCGGAAAAGAACGATGGTCTTCTACGTCGGAAGGGCTCCAAACGGGACCAAAACCCCTTGGAAAATGAACGAGTACTTGCCTCCTCCTAATTCACAGCCTCAG TTAAGCCAAGAACTCAGCTTATGCCGAATATACAAAAACTCAAGAAGCCTGAGGGCATTCGACCGACGGCCGCCTCCGCCTCCCGACGTTGTTAATCCAATATTTCATCATGAATCACTGGAAAATCAAAATGACCACTCCTTCCATGTATGA
- the LOC131002277 gene encoding protein S40-7-like has product MQMQVTFLPSRYYSYFIRLHYATLSASRKMDPTFAVGYRHRRSPSSDRFISVFYPPSSASTADVSSFSSAGGDELSEVDVFYTSDFSDDSRGSRSGTSEHLFRRSVHQLEKFGILAALPEDRRKTDVVVQKPALSSPPTTSFSRDIPAIPKPHFPSEAKFSQSMPVRRFQQSAPMNVPMMPRKARNKEAAFVDGGDEAEEEEEVLPPHEMVARVSLRNQKTTFSVLEGVGRTLKGRDLRQVRNAVWRQTGLWASPDILIGEVIAQIKDPFRKT; this is encoded by the exons ATGCAAATGCAGGTTACATTTTTGCCCTCCAGATATTACTCCTACTTTATTAGACTCCACTACGCCACACTCTCTGCTTCCCGAAAAATGGATCCCACCTTCGCCGTCGGTTACCGCCACCGCCGTTCACCGTCGTCGGATCGATTCATCAGCGTCTTCTATCCTCCTTCTTCCGCATCCACGGCCGACGTCTCCTCCTTCTCCTCTGCCGGCGGTGACGAGCTCAGCGAAGTCGACGTCTTCTACACCAGCGACTTCTCCGACGACTCCCGGGGCAGCCGGTCTGGCACCTCTGAACATCTCTTCCGCCGCTCCGTCCACCAACTGGAGAAGTTTGGGATCCTGGCCGCGCTACCGGAGGATCGCCGGAAAACCGACGTCGTCGTCCAGAAACCCGCGCTCAGCTCCCCACCGACGACGTCGTTTTCGCGCGATATTCCTGCGATTCCGAAGCCTCATTTCCCGTCGGAGGCGAAGTTCTCTCAGTCGATGCCGGTGCGGCGGTTCCAGCAGTCGGCGCCGATGAACGTTCCGATGATGCCGAGGAAGGCGAGGAACAAGGAGGCGGCGTTCGTGGACGGCGGCGAcgaggcggaggaggaggaggaggtgcTGCCGCCGCATGAGATGGTGGCGCGTGTGTCGTTGAGGAATCAGAAGACCACGTTTTCGGTGCTGGAGGGCGTCGGGCGGACGCTCAAGGGGAGAGATCTACGGCAGGTCCGCAATGCTGTGTGGCGCCAAACAG GATTGTGGGCTTCTCCTGACATTCTAATAGGAGAAGTTATTGCCCAAATCAAAGATCCTTTTCGAAAAACATAA
- the LOC131002276 gene encoding NAC domain-containing protein 90-like isoform X1 — MQNDSHTQLNNMDAIATLPGFRFYPTEEELVSFYLHHKLRGTRLEEIDTLIPLLDIYQYNPWDLPLGLESEQWFFFSQREARGGRPSRLTSEGYWKATGSPGDVYSSHNGSVIGRKRTMVFYVGRAPNGTKTPWKMNEYLPPPNSQPQLSQELSLCRIYKNSRSLRAFDRRPPPPPDVVNPIFHHESLENQNDHSFHV, encoded by the exons ATGCAAAATGATTCACACACCCAATTAAATAATATGGATGCGATTGCGACGCTACCGGGTTTTAGGTTCTATCCGACGGAGGAAGAACTGGTGTCGTTCTATCTCCATCACAAGCTCAGAGGCACAAGACTGGAGGAAATCGACACCCTCATCCCACTCCTCGATATTTACCAATATAATCCATGGGACCTTCCAC TTGGGTTGGAGAGCGAGCAGTGGTTCTTCTTCAGCCAGCGGGAAGCGCGCGGCGGAAGGCCGAGCCGGCTGACGTCGGAGGGGTACTGGAAGGCGACGGGGTCCCCCGGCGACGTCTACTCTTCACACAACGGCAGTGTGATCGGCCGGAAAAGAACGATGGTCTTCTACGTCGGAAGGGCTCCAAACGGGACCAAAACCCCTTGGAAAATGAACGAGTACTTGCCTCCTCCTAATTCACAGCCTCAG TTAAGCCAAGAACTCAGCTTATGCCGAATATACAAAAACTCAAGAAGCCTGAGGGCATTCGACCGACGGCCGCCTCCGCCTCCCGACGTTGTTAATCCAATATTTCATCATGAATCACTGGAAAATCAAAATGACCACTCCTTCCATGTATGA